One Chlamydia ibidis 10-1398/6 genomic window, GCAGCAGTTGAGCTGATGGCTCCCCCATCTTGTTCAGCTTTATTATTTGCAAATACAACAGAATCTGAAGTATTTTTTAAGGTTAGTCCTGCACAGCATATTGCTCCACCACATTGCGAAGACGTTAAGCAACAGTTGTTCTGGAATTTAATGGCAGTGTTATTATTGAAAGTAGCCTGCCCAGAAACTTTAACGGCTCCATAACATTTATTAGTTGCTGTAGTAGGACAATACATGCAGACGAAATTAGAGAAGCCCGATACGGATAGGGGTTGGTTTGACCCACCTACTTCAATAGCAGCTGGTTTAGATGTATCGGCATTAGTAATGTACTCGAAGCACAAACAGCCTCCATTGCCAGTTAAAGTAAGCCCTGAAGAGGTTGTAGTAGGGCAAAAACAACTATTATTTGAAGAAGTTAACGATAGATTCGAGAAATGTATATCTCCACTGCAGTTATATTCATTGGCATTTAATGTTGTAAATGAACTGCTTCCACTACAACCATTTGATGGTCCTATGTTTTGCGCTTGTGCAAAGCATAGTTGACTCGTGGTAATTAATGTCGATGACATTAACAACCAGAGATTTAAACGTTTCATATATAGCTCTTGGTAAATTGAGATATCCTTAATGGATCAAAAAAATAATTAAAAATCAAGAAATAGAGCTGTTAAGAAAGGAAGCAGAAGAGTTCTGTTGTCATTGCGTTATATTTCTCTATTTATATAGCATAGAGGGATAATTCTGAAAAATTTAATGTGTAAAATTCTGCTGCTAACTTTTAGAGCACTGGGCACGAAGCTGTGTTTTGGAAAGTTGCTTGAGGTTAAAAATCTATGATCACAAGAACTAAAATCATTTGTACTATAGGACCAGCAACCAATAGTTCTGAAATGCTAGAAAATCTTTTAGATGCAGGGATGAATGTTGCACGATTGAATTTTAGTCATGGTACACATGAAAGCCATGGAGAGACTATCAAGCTTCTTAAAGCATTAAGAGAAAAGAAGCAAGTTCCTTTAGCTATTATGTTGGATACTAAGGGCCCAGAGGTTCGTTTAGGAAATATTCCACAGCCTATTAAAGTCTCTCGGGGTCAAAAAATCACGCTTACGGGAAAAGAGATAGATGGATCATTAGAAAGGGGGGTAACTCTCCATCCTCAATGTATTTTTCCTTACGTACGCGAGGGTGTGGATGTCTTAATAGACGATGGTTATATCCAAGCTGTCATTACTGGCGTAGGTGAGCAAGAATTAGAGATAGAATTTCTGAATTCAGGGGAGCTTAAGTCTTACAAATCCTTGAGCATACGCGATATTGATTTAGCCCTTCCCTTTATGACTGATAAAGATATTGCTGATTTGAGATTCGGTGTGGAGCAGGGTATAGACGTCATAGCAGCATCATTTGTCCGATATCCTGAAGATGTAGAGACCATACGTAAATGTCTTGAAAGTTATGGGCGCCCTGATTTGCCTATTATTGCGAAAATCGAAAATCGTTTAGGGGTTGAAAACTTTGCACAAATTGCTAAGGTTTCTGACGGAATTATGATTGCGCGTGGCGATTTAGGTATTGAATTATCTGTTGTTGAGGTCCCTAATTTACAAAAGATGATGGCTCAAGTTTCTCGGGAGACTGGCCGTTTTTGTATTACTGCCACACAAATGTTGGAGTCTATGATTCGTAATATGTTGCCAACCAGAGCCGAAGTTTCCGACATAGCTAATGCTATTTATGATGGTACATCCGCTGTGATGTTGTCTGGAGAAACAGCATCAGGTAGTTATCCCACAGGTGCAGTAAAAATTATGCGTTCAGTAATTCAAGAAACTGAGAAGCATATTAATTACCATAATTTTTTAAATTTTGATGATAGTAGTAGTGAAGTAAAAGTGTCACCTTACTTACAAGCTATAGGATTATCTGGAATTCAAATTGCTGAAAAAGCAGATGCTAAAGCTATCATTGTTTATACAGAATCTGGAGGATCTCCGATCTTTCTATCTAAGTATCGTCCTAAGTTACCCATTATTGCTGTCACTCCTAAGTTAGACATTTACTATCGATTAGCTTTAGAGTGGGGAGTTTATCCTATGCTAACACAGGATCCTGATCGTGTAGTTTGGAGACACGAAGCTTGTATCTATGGTATAGAAAAAGGCATTTTATCAAATTATGATAGAATCCTAGTCCTTAGTCGTGGTATTGGTATGAAAGAAACTAATAACCTTACCTTAACTACCGTTAATGAAGTTATTGCGACTAAGCTAGGATCTTAGTTTGTTGCCTTTCAC contains:
- the pyk gene encoding pyruvate kinase, translated to MITRTKIICTIGPATNSSEMLENLLDAGMNVARLNFSHGTHESHGETIKLLKALREKKQVPLAIMLDTKGPEVRLGNIPQPIKVSRGQKITLTGKEIDGSLERGVTLHPQCIFPYVREGVDVLIDDGYIQAVITGVGEQELEIEFLNSGELKSYKSLSIRDIDLALPFMTDKDIADLRFGVEQGIDVIAASFVRYPEDVETIRKCLESYGRPDLPIIAKIENRLGVENFAQIAKVSDGIMIARGDLGIELSVVEVPNLQKMMAQVSRETGRFCITATQMLESMIRNMLPTRAEVSDIANAIYDGTSAVMLSGETASGSYPTGAVKIMRSVIQETEKHINYHNFLNFDDSSSEVKVSPYLQAIGLSGIQIAEKADAKAIIVYTESGGSPIFLSKYRPKLPIIAVTPKLDIYYRLALEWGVYPMLTQDPDRVVWRHEACIYGIEKGILSNYDRILVLSRGIGMKETNNLTLTTVNEVIATKLGS